The Candidatus Methylomirabilis sp. sequence GGACGGGGCGATATGACCGGGAGGGCCCGGCCTCCCTCGATGACCTGATCCTGGAATACCTGCTGGAGGAGGAGCGGGGCGAGAAGGGCAGGAGCTAGGGGTGAAAGAAGAGGATTCCGGCGTCTCGAAGGATCCTGGCCGCAGCCACCGCCGTGGCTGCGCCGGCGTCAGCGGGCGGGCAGACCTCCACGAGATCGAGGGCGACCACGTTGAGGTCGGCCAGGGCGCCCAGCACCGCGAACGCTTCCCCCGTCGTCCAGCCGGCCGGCTCCGGACAGCTCACGCCCGGCGCGAAGCCGGGGTCGAGAACATCAATATCGATGGTGAGATAAACTGGATGGCCCGAGAGGGCGCGCCGGGTGGAGTCCAACCCGGCGGGCGTCCTGGGGTCGAGCCAGAGGGTGTTCGCCTCCGCGAAGGCCGCCTCCTCCGGCGTCCCTGATCGAATCCCCGCCTGGATGAGCTTCCCGGGGCCCACCCGTTCCGCCACGCGGCGCATCACGGTGGCGTGGGTGAGCGGCTCCCCCCCGTACTGATCCGCCAGGTCCGCGTGCGCATCGAGGTGAAGGATCCGGAGATCCGGGTACCGGGCTGCCACCGCCCGGACCAGGGGGAGGGTGACCAGGTGCTCGCCGCCCAGGGCGAGCAGCCCTAACCCGGCCCCCAGGATTTGCCCCGCCTCGTCCTCGATCGCCTTGAGTGCCCCCTGCAGGTTGCCGGGCGGTAGAGGGAGGTCGAGGGCATCATAGACCCCCACGTCCCGGAAATCCGCCCGGAGTGGGAGGCTATACTCCTCCAGGAACTGGGAGGCCTGCCGGACCGCCGCCGGGCCGTCCTTCACGCCGGCCCGCCCGCACCCCGTGGCATCGAGGGGCAGCCCGAGGAGGACCGCCCGGGCGCCCGCCTCCGCCTCCCGGCATCCCAGGAAGCGGCCGCTCACGGCACGGCGCTCCGGCCCCGCTCCAGGGCCTCCTCCACGGCACGGGGAAGAGCAAAGGCGGCCCGGTGGACCTGGGGGGTGTAGTGCTTGGTCTCCAGGGCCTTGGCCCGGGTCTCGTCCGGCCGGTCGTGAGGGTGGCGCTTGCTTCCCAGCATGAACGACCAGAGCCCCGTCGGGTAGGTGGGGACGGCAGCCGTGTAGAGGGAGGTCACCGGGAACCGCTTGGCGACCCACTGGTGGATCTGGCCGATCAGGGCCCCGTCCAGGTAGGGGGCCTTGGTCTGGGCGGCGAACAGGCCGTCCGGCTTCAGGGCCCGGTGGAGGCTGGCGAAGAAGGGCTCCTCGAAGAGGGCAATGGCCGGCCCGACGGGGTCCGTGGAGTCCACCAGGATGACATCGTAGGCGCCCTGGGCGGAGGCCACGTGCGCGACACCATCCCCCACGATGACCCGCGCCCGCGGATCTTCCAGGGCACAGGAGATGCTCGGCAGGAACCGCTTGGCCGCGGCGATCACCCGCTCGTCAATCTCGACCAGCTCGACCAGCTCGACCTCGGAATGCTTCAGCGCCTCCCGGACGGTCCCTCCATCCCCGCCTCCCACCACCAGGACCCGCCGGGGCCGCGGATGGATCAACAGGGGGACATGGGTCAGCATCTCGTGGTAGATGTGCTCGTCCACCTCGGTCGTCTGGATCGCCCCGTCCAGGACCAGCATCCGCCCGTACTGGATGGTGTCCAGGATGGCCAGCCGCTGGTAGGGGGTCTGCTCGACCCAGAGGCTCTCCTTCACCCGGAAGCTCAGGCTCAGATCGGCCGTCTGGCGCTCCGTGAACCAGAACTCCATCACGGCCGCCCCCCGTTCCCTCCCTCGTACCAGAGGACGACGGCCGCCACCACCGTTCCCAGGCGGCCCACGGTATGCTCCACCGCCCGGATCCGCATCTCCGTCAGCGCCAGCCGCCGCCGCTCGAAGGCCGCCTGCAGCATCTCCTCCACCCGCTGCTCCGCCTCCTCCTTCCCGCAGTGGCCGTGGAACTCCATGATGACGCCGAAGCCGTCCCGCGAGAGCCCGACCCCGACGGCGGCAGCCAGCCGCTCACCGGGCGTGTCGCCGCTGATGCTGGCGTACGCGGTGGGGACCAGGGCTCCCGGCGGCAACACGACCTCCGGGCAGAAGGCGGCCTTCGGGGGCAGGATACTGCTGACCTTGACCAGGTTGACGTTGCCGATCCCGGCCTGAAGCAGGGCGTTGTCGAACGCGTTCAGCTCGGTCTCCCCTTCAGCCGCACCGACCGCCAGCGTGTAGCACGTCGGCGTCTCGAGCATCGGCACCTCCCCGCGCGGTTGCCGCGGCCTCCGATCCATGGGTATTCGAGTGTGTGTCTATAGCAGAATCCCCGGTGCCCTTCAACAAGATTGTGGGGGTGCGACACGATTTTTTTCCTCGGGCCTGCGGGACCCCAGGGTCCCCCGGGCGGGGCAGCTCAGGCAGGGACGACAGCGGGGAGATGGGGCGCACGAGAATGGGCGGGGGGCCGGCCGGGGAGCGAGGGGGGCGGGTCAGCCTCCGGGGTCGGGCACCGGGCGGGATGCGGTCGGGCAGTCGAAGTTGGTCCGGGTCGCTGGCCATAGAGGCCGGGATCCCTCCCGACGCCGCTGGACGACAGCCGCTTGTTTTCATACCATGCCCTCCCTAGAATAACAAGTCGTTCTGGTCGGGTCGGGAAAGCCTGGTGGGCGATCGATGGCCAGGTGGCATCCTCCGGGGGGCGGGCTTGCCGCGGCGGCTGCGGTCCAGGACGGCGCCGCCCAGGGCTGGGTGGCCATCTGTACCCTCGCCGAGCGGGAGCTCCCGGCCCGACTGGCGCCGGCCGCGCGGCTCTCCCGAGCCGTGGGCCCGGCCGTGGGGCTTGTCGGCCCCCTCCTGAGCATCCCCCGCGGCCTGGAGCGGCTGGTGGCCAACCTGGCCGCCCGGCCCGCCATCCAGAGCCTCCTGGTCTGCGGCAGGGATCCGAGGGGGGTGCCGGCCCGGGAAGCGCTCCGCCGGTTCTGGGGAGCCGGGCTGACTCCTACCGGACGCATCCGGGGCCTCCCGAGGCTTGCCCCCCTGCGAAACCTGAACCCCTGGTCGATCGCCCTCGTGCGGTGCCGCGTCAGGCTGATGGACCTTGGCTCCACCCGCCGGGTAGACCGAATCCTGCGCGAGGTGGGGCGAATCCCCCGGCGCCGGGCGAGAGGGGACCGGCACGTCCCCCGGGGCGCGACAGTCCAGGCGCCCACCCTCACCCCCCGTGACCACGGCCTGGATCCGGCCGGCTACTTTGTCATCCTGGCCCCGACGCCGGACGGCCGCATCTGCTGCGAGCACTACCGGCGCGATGGGACGCTCACCCGGCGCTTCTTGGGTCGGGACGCGGCCGGCCTCTGCCAGGCCATCCTCCAGCGGCGCCTCCCCGGAACCCTCGCGCACGCGGCCTACCTGGGGCGGGAGCTGCAGAAGGCGGAGGATGCCCTGCGCGCCGGGGTCCCCTACTCCCAGGACGATCCGGTCCGCCTCCCGCGGGGACGGGCGAGGACGCATCCGGTGCAGCGCCGTGCCCTGCCAGCACGCGAGGGGGGAAGGAAGCGGGGCGAGTGATGAGGGCGGGTGACGCGTGGCGCAGATGGCTGCATCCGGTGGGGGGAAGGCTCGGCGGAGGACTCGGCCCGTCAGCGGTCCCAGGTGGATTGGGCCCCGGCGCTGATCCGGGCGGTCCCGCCCGGCAGGGTCACCTCGAAGTCCGCCTCCTGGCCGGGCCGGACATCCCCGAGGCGCACGCAGCTGCTCTCGATGGGCTGGTTGGCAGCATTCCAGAAGGTCACCAGGACGGTCGTGTTCTTGGCCGTGATGGACGGATCGGTGTTCCGGAGCCTCGCCTGGAACCGCTCCGGGGTCTGGGCGACCACTGCCACCTTGAGCTGGCTGTCCTTGATGTGGGGGTAGACAGCACCGCAGGGCTCCTCGGGGGTGGCCGGCCCCGTCAGAAGGACCGCCCCGAGGATTCCTGCCGTAACCAGCCCGCACGCACGCCGTTTGCTCATCCTCGCCTCCGCGGGCCCGAGGGCCGCGTCCGGCCTCCATTCCGCCCGAACTCGTTCTCCGCCGGGCCCGGTAGGGGCCATCCCGGCCAAACCCGGAGATGTTGCAATAAATGAGCCGGGGGTTCACCGCTCGGAGGACCTCCGGTCCCAGCCTCAGGGTGTCCATCACGTCGGGGCGGAAGTTCTCCACCGCCACGTCGGCAGAAGCCGCCAGCCGCCGGAAGATCTCACGTCCCTCTTCCGTTCCCCGCCTTGCGCCGGCCTCCCCCCGCCGGTAAGATAAAGGCCTTGCGGAGGTCCGCGATGCCTCTCTGCCCCACCTGCAGTGGCGACCAGGTCATCCGCTGCCCCGAATGCCGGGGCGAGGGGGGGGACTGGGAGACGGGGGGCGGTGTCAGCGCCTGCGACACCTGCCAGGGCCGGGGAGTACTCCCCTGTCCCACCTGCGACGGGACGGGGGAGGTACCGCCCCAGGGCCGTGGGGAGCCTGAAGCGGAACTGCGACCGCGCCGAGATCACGAGCGGCGCTGAGTCGAACCAGCGCATACCCCCGGGAACGCCCCGAGCAGCCCTCGGGGCGTTCCCGTTTTCCGCGGATCAATATAGCGATAATCTACATTAGAGAATATATCATAACTGCATATAATATAATAGTAAGCTTATGTCAGATCAGGCGGACTTTGGGGGCTTCAGACCGAGCGTACGCATCAGGCGGAAGAAGTAGGTCGGCTGCAGTCCCAGCAGGCGGGCGGCACGGGTCTGGTTCCCGGCTGTCCGCTCCAGGGCGTGGCGCAGGATCTGTCGCTTGAATGCCTTCACGCCATCGTGGAACGGCAGGTGGAGGGGAAGGGCGTCCCCGGTGGGTTGGGCCTGGAGGGCAGGCGCCAGGACCGCCGGCTCGATCCGATCTCCTCGGGTGAGAACCACCGCTCGCTCCATCAAGTTCTGGAGCTCCCGAACGTTCCCGGGCCAGTGGTACCGGACCAGGAGAGCCTCCGCCTCTGCCGCCAGGCGGGGCACCGGCCGCTTCATCTCGCGGGCGAAGCGCTCGAGGAAGTGCTTGACGAGGGGAGTCATGTCCTCCGGGCGCTCCCGGAGTGGCGGGAGGGACAGGCCCACCACGTTCAGGCGGAAGTAGAGGTCCTCCCGGAACTTCCCGTCGGCCACCAGCTTTCCCAGCTCCCGGTTCGTGGCCGCCATCAGGCGGACGTCGATCCGGGTGCTGCGCGTGCTACCCACGGGCCGAATCTCCCGGTCCTGCAGAACCCGGAGCAGCTTGCCCTGAATCGGGAGCGGGGTGTCCCCCACCTCATCCAGGAAAAGGGTCCCTCCCTGCGCCTCCTCGAAGAGGCCCTTCTTGTGGGCGACGGCTCCGGTGAAGGCCCCTCGAACGTGACCGAAGAGCTCGCTCTCCATCAAGGCCTCGGAGAGCGCGGCGCAATTCAGGGCCAGGAACGGGCGGGAGCGCCGCGGACCCCACTGGTGGATCTGGCGGGCGACCATCTCCTTGCCGGTCCCGCTCTCCCCCACCAGGAGGACGGTCGCCGACGAGTCCGCCACCTGCCGGGCCAGGGCGAGAACCTGGCGCATCGCCGGGGCGTCCCCCACGAGGGGACCGTGCTGGGCCTCGATCTGCGCCTGCAGCAGCCGGGTCTGCCGGTGCAGCCGCTCCCGGTCCAGCGCCCGGTCAATGACCACCTCGAGGTGCGCCGGGTCATAGGGCTTGGTGATGAAGTCGTAGGCCCCCTCCCGCATCGCCTGGACCGCGTTCTCCACGCTCCCGTAGGCCGTCACCACGATGACCGGGGTCGTGACTCCCTGGCCCCGGATGGCCCGGAGGAACTCGACCCCGCCCATCTCCGGCATCTGGAGGTCCAGCAGGATGAGGGTCGGGTCGAAGTCGGGGAGTTGGGCCAGGGCCTCCCGCCCCGAGCCCGCCGTCCCCGCCTCGAACCCCAGAAGGCGGAGGCGGTCCCGCAGCGTCTCCCGGTTGTCCACATCGTCGTCCACGATGAGGACGCGTCCACTCCGCATGATCCCCTCAGACCCTCAGGCTCCCGGCATCGCCGGGAGGGTGAAGGAGAACCTGCTCCCCCGCCCCGGGCTGCTCTGGACCCAGATCCGACCCCCCTGCAGCTCGATCAGGCTCTTGGCGATGGCCAGGCCCAGGCCGGACCCGGCCCGCTTCCCCCCGGGGCCCGGAGAGACCTGGTGGAACTTCTCGAAGATCCGCTCCTGGTCCTCTTCGGGGATCCCCTCCCCCTCGTCCCAGACGTCCGTGCGGACCAGCCCTCCTTCCTCCCGGGCGACCTCCACCCAGACCCGTCCCTCGGGAGGGCTGAACTTGATGGCGTTGCTCAGCAGGTTCATCAGGACCTGGTGGAGCCGATCCCGGTCGGCCGAGACCACCACCTCCTCAGCCGGGAGCGGGAAATCGAGGCGGAGGCGCCGCTCCTCACCCAGGGGGCGGGCGGCATCCAGCGCCTCCGCCACCGCCTCCCGCAGCCGGACCGGCCTGCGGGCGAGCTCCACCTTGCCCGCCTCGATTCGGGCCAGATCGAGCAGGTCGTTGACCAGACGGGCCAGCCGATCCGCACTCCCCTTCGCCCGCGCGAGGGCGGTCCGCTGCTCCCCCTTGAGCGGCCCGGCCGCGCCGTCCAGCAGGTTGTCAATGGACCCCTTGATCGCGTTCAGCGGCGTCCGGAGCTCGTGGGAAACGTTGGAGAGGAACTCGGACTTGAGCCGGTCCAGCTCCTGGAGCTTGGCGAAGGAGGCTTCCAGTTCCTCTGTCCGCCGCCGGACCTTCGCCTCGAGCGTCAGGTTCAGCTCCTCGGCGAGCCGATACGAAGCCGCGTTGGCGATGGCCAGGGCGGCCTGCGCCCCCAGGGTCATGAGCAGGCGCTCGTCGTCCTTGGTCAGGCGGCGCTCGCTCCGGAGGTTGTCCACGGCCAACGTCCCCACGATGCGGTCCTGGGCCTTCAGGGGGACCACCAGGAAACCCTCGGTCTCCAGGGCGTCCACGATGGTCCGGTTGAACGGGACCCCCGCCTCCCGGATATCCTCCACGAGCACCGGCTCGCCCGTGGCCACCACCATCGCGTGGGCCCCCGGCTCCCGGTCCACCGCGATCTCCAGCGCCTCCACCCGCCGGGCCACCTCGGGGGATGCCCCCCGGATCCGCCCGCGGGACAGCACGCGCCGCTCCGGGTCGTAGAGCAACACCATGGCCCGGTCATAGCCCAGCTCCATTGCGGCCAGGTGCAGGACCGCATCCACGAGCCGGTCGAGGTCGAGCGTGGCGCCGAGCGCCAGGCTGGCCTTGAAGAGAGTCGAGAGCTCCGAGGCCCGGCGGTCGATGATCCGGTACGAGGCCTCCAGCTCCTGATGGGCCGCCCGCAGCTCCCCGTACTTCTGCTCGAGGAGCTTCATGGCGTCCTCGATTTCCCGGTGCAGGTCGAGCACGACATCGTAGTTGACGCTGAGGTTCCGGTTGAGGTCCTGGAGCCGCCCCAGCGTGAAGCCCAGGAGGAGGGGGAAGAGGGCCAGGCTCCCCTTGGCCACCAGGCTCAACTCCGGCGCCCGGACGTGGAGGGCCAGGAAGAGGAAAAGGCCGGAGAATGCCCCGAGGGCGCTGCCCCAGACGGCCAGCTTTCCCGTGGCGCTCTCGTCCCACTCGACCCGGTAGACACAGATGCTGGCCCCCCGGCACTGGCAGGCCTCCTCCCGGACGGCCGCTGCGGGGAGGCGGAAGATGGCGGGGACGGCCGCGTACATGCCGGCCCGCACCCGGCAGACCGCCGGGTCGGGCGGGTAGCCGGGGCGCATCTGGTTGATGACGGTCAGGGACCCGGGCTGGGGGTTCCGGATGGTGATGTCGCTGACCTTACTGAAGCGGGAATACACATCCCGGCCGCGCCGGTAGACACCCAGGGGGGTCCCCAGGCTCCGGATCAGGACATAGGCGGCGCCGATGCTCTCCTTGCTGATGGCGTGCTGGCCGATCTTGAAGGGGGCGTCCGGGTCGTTCAGGACCTCGCAGGCGGTCCGGAGGGCCTTCTGGTAGAAGTCGTACGAGACCCAGTTGTTCTCGTCAGCGAGGTGGGCGGCAGGGATCCCCAGGGCCTCCAGAAACCGCTGGCGGCCCTGGCCCTCCTTCTGCCGGTCCAGGTACGTGAGGATCGAGCGGGTCAGCCGGCAATTGATCTCCGGCTCCACGCGTCCTCCGCTCCGCCCGGTGGAGGGGGCAGGATTCTAGGGGAAAGCGGGCGGCTTCTCACGAGCCCATCCCGCGCTGCGCCAGCACTATCCGAAAAGATTGCTTCTGTCAAGCAGGTGCACCCGGCCGCCCGCGCGCAGTCAGGGCGTGCGCGCCGCTTCCCGTCCACCCGACGACCGGAGGCTTCCCAGCACGAGGACGAGGAGTCCCGCCGCCAGGCCCCAGACCCCGGGATGGAACCCCAGGAGCCAAGCGGCCGGGAGGACCCACTGACCGAGGCCCAGCGTGGTGACGCCGGCAAGAACGCTGGCGATGGCCCCGCTCCGGGTCGCCCACGGCCAGAAAAGGGCTCCCAGGTAGGCGGGGGCGAGCTGGAGGGTCCCCGCGAAGGAGAGGAGGGAGAGCTGGATGATGAGGGGGACCGGGCGCAGGGCGATGAGGAACGCCGCCACCATACAAACCAGCATGGTCAGGCGAGCCACCCGCAGGAGGCGGGCCTCGTCCCGCTCTCCGCTCACGGGAGCGTAGCCGTCCTTCGCCAGGAGGGAACCCAGGACGAGGACCTGGGAGTCCACCGTGGACATGGCGGAGGCGACCACGGCGCAGACCACGAGGCCGGCCAGGAAGGGGCCCATCGTCCGGCTCACGATGGTCGGGAGGACGAGGTCGCCCGACGCGAGATCCGGGAACCGGGCCGCGCCGCCCAGCCCGATGAGGAGGGCAGGGATCACGACCAGGGTGGCGAAGGTCGCGCTGGCCACGGTCATCAGGCGGAGCGTCCGCTCGGATCGGGCCACGAAGAAGCGGATGGCCAGCTGCGGCTGGGTCAGGGGCATCCCCACGATGAGGATGAACAGGGAGATGAGCGTGGCGTGGGTGAAGTAGCCCCGGGGGCCGGGGACGGAGAGGAGGGCCGGCTGCTGCTCCGCCACCGCCTGGAAGAGCGCGCCGAGGCTCCCCCACTCCCGGACGACGAAGACGGCTGCCGTGACGTAGAACACCACGAAGAACAGGCTCCCCTGCAGGGCGTCCGTCCAGGCCACGGCCCGCATCCCGCCGAGCTCCGAGTAGACGACCGTGACAACCAGGAG is a genomic window containing:
- the speB gene encoding agmatinase gives rise to the protein MSGRFLGCREAEAGARAVLLGLPLDATGCGRAGVKDGPAAVRQASQFLEEYSLPLRADFRDVGVYDALDLPLPPGNLQGALKAIEDEAGQILGAGLGLLALGGEHLVTLPLVRAVAARYPDLRILHLDAHADLADQYGGEPLTHATVMRRVAERVGPGKLIQAGIRSGTPEEAAFAEANTLWLDPRTPAGLDSTRRALSGHPVYLTIDIDVLDPGFAPGVSCPEPAGWTTGEAFAVLGALADLNVVALDLVEVCPPADAGAATAVAAARILRDAGILFFHP
- the speE gene encoding polyamine aminopropyltransferase, whose protein sequence is MEFWFTERQTADLSLSFRVKESLWVEQTPYQRLAILDTIQYGRMLVLDGAIQTTEVDEHIYHEMLTHVPLLIHPRPRRVLVVGGGDGGTVREALKHSEVELVELVEIDERVIAAAKRFLPSISCALEDPRARVIVGDGVAHVASAQGAYDVILVDSTDPVGPAIALFEEPFFASLHRALKPDGLFAAQTKAPYLDGALIGQIHQWVAKRFPVTSLYTAAVPTYPTGLWSFMLGSKRHPHDRPDETRAKALETKHYTPQVHRAAFALPRAVEEALERGRSAVP
- a CDS encoding arginine decarboxylase, pyruvoyl-dependent yields the protein MLETPTCYTLAVGAAEGETELNAFDNALLQAGIGNVNLVKVSSILPPKAAFCPEVVLPPGALVPTAYASISGDTPGERLAAAVGVGLSRDGFGVIMEFHGHCGKEEAEQRVEEMLQAAFERRRLALTEMRIRAVEHTVGRLGTVVAAVVLWYEGGNGGRP
- a CDS encoding DUF4346 domain-containing protein codes for the protein MARWHPPGGGLAAAAAVQDGAAQGWVAICTLAERELPARLAPAARLSRAVGPAVGLVGPLLSIPRGLERLVANLAARPAIQSLLVCGRDPRGVPAREALRRFWGAGLTPTGRIRGLPRLAPLRNLNPWSIALVRCRVRLMDLGSTRRVDRILREVGRIPRRRARGDRHVPRGATVQAPTLTPRDHGLDPAGYFVILAPTPDGRICCEHYRRDGTLTRRFLGRDAAGLCQAILQRRLPGTLAHAAYLGRELQKAEDALRAGVPYSQDDPVRLPRGRARTHPVQRRALPAREGGRKRGE
- a CDS encoding sigma-54 dependent transcriptional regulator, coding for MRSGRVLIVDDDVDNRETLRDRLRLLGFEAGTAGSGREALAQLPDFDPTLILLDLQMPEMGGVEFLRAIRGQGVTTPVIVVTAYGSVENAVQAMREGAYDFITKPYDPAHLEVVIDRALDRERLHRQTRLLQAQIEAQHGPLVGDAPAMRQVLALARQVADSSATVLLVGESGTGKEMVARQIHQWGPRRSRPFLALNCAALSEALMESELFGHVRGAFTGAVAHKKGLFEEAQGGTLFLDEVGDTPLPIQGKLLRVLQDREIRPVGSTRSTRIDVRLMAATNRELGKLVADGKFREDLYFRLNVVGLSLPPLRERPEDMTPLVKHFLERFAREMKRPVPRLAAEAEALLVRYHWPGNVRELQNLMERAVVLTRGDRIEPAVLAPALQAQPTGDALPLHLPFHDGVKAFKRQILRHALERTAGNQTRAARLLGLQPTYFFRLMRTLGLKPPKSA
- a CDS encoding ATP-binding protein, whose translation is MEPEINCRLTRSILTYLDRQKEGQGRQRFLEALGIPAAHLADENNWVSYDFYQKALRTACEVLNDPDAPFKIGQHAISKESIGAAYVLIRSLGTPLGVYRRGRDVYSRFSKVSDITIRNPQPGSLTVINQMRPGYPPDPAVCRVRAGMYAAVPAIFRLPAAAVREEACQCRGASICVYRVEWDESATGKLAVWGSALGAFSGLFLFLALHVRAPELSLVAKGSLALFPLLLGFTLGRLQDLNRNLSVNYDVVLDLHREIEDAMKLLEQKYGELRAAHQELEASYRIIDRRASELSTLFKASLALGATLDLDRLVDAVLHLAAMELGYDRAMVLLYDPERRVLSRGRIRGASPEVARRVEALEIAVDREPGAHAMVVATGEPVLVEDIREAGVPFNRTIVDALETEGFLVVPLKAQDRIVGTLAVDNLRSERRLTKDDERLLMTLGAQAALAIANAASYRLAEELNLTLEAKVRRRTEELEASFAKLQELDRLKSEFLSNVSHELRTPLNAIKGSIDNLLDGAAGPLKGEQRTALARAKGSADRLARLVNDLLDLARIEAGKVELARRPVRLREAVAEALDAARPLGEERRLRLDFPLPAEEVVVSADRDRLHQVLMNLLSNAIKFSPPEGRVWVEVAREEGGLVRTDVWDEGEGIPEEDQERIFEKFHQVSPGPGGKRAGSGLGLAIAKSLIELQGGRIWVQSSPGRGSRFSFTLPAMPGA
- a CDS encoding sodium:solute symporter family protein, producing MSGTAIILVELLVYLLAVLYLGYRGWRAQGPGLAEFFVAGRTLGPMVGFLTWSATLFSAFTLVGLPGFFYIHGIGSWPFIAFADTFMGIFFYVIGRRLWRLSRERNLVTPVELLTVHYRSPALGLVAVAVSVLFLLPYLAIQMIGVGRLLEGATGGAIPYLGGTILLLVVTVVYSELGGMRAVAWTDALQGSLFFVVFYVTAAVFVVREWGSLGALFQAVAEQQPALLSVPGPRGYFTHATLISLFILIVGMPLTQPQLAIRFFVARSERTLRLMTVASATFATLVVIPALLIGLGGAARFPDLASGDLVLPTIVSRTMGPFLAGLVVCAVVASAMSTVDSQVLVLGSLLAKDGYAPVSGERDEARLLRVARLTMLVCMVAAFLIALRPVPLIIQLSLLSFAGTLQLAPAYLGALFWPWATRSGAIASVLAGVTTLGLGQWVLPAAWLLGFHPGVWGLAAGLLVLVLGSLRSSGGREAARTP